A single region of the Acidobacteriota bacterium genome encodes:
- a CDS encoding carboxypeptidase regulatory-like domain-containing protein yields the protein MTDWRLPRIGATSLALALLLCSDAATAQQTGRIEGTVTLRGAASPDGIGILAETDAVPRSRSTFADASGHYALPRLYPGLYRVTFTTPAGASRTVEAQVLLGQTTTLDLELEAAAAAVSEELVVIGERVAVRGRAAVASAIDGEAVRDMPLGPDYRSLVRLAPGIQVTQDGVRGPASGGSGQDNVYRFDGVDVSLPMFGTLSAELSSHDVDQLTFERAGATAVGFNRSGGFTMDSTARSGTNAFAGSVEYTVEPPDLLAEPETVLESVAGHDTDRQRAVATLGGPIVPSRLFFFASAFRPTEERTNAATAYGPVKDYANTRRELYGRLTHMPSDQVLLNAGYRTSRREENGVSVGPYEADSVSLGGRADQRVANVDGVWQTRLGALSFRFSDYELDGSSRPDVVLAVQPALDGALDVENLDLMGYFSVPEYVDGADAYNAAVRPLVERYGYEDEHGAGRGGGAVGAHPLINDQAFYRRSFELAFDHEFDWGATGHDVHVGLRAAEARETLSRESNGWGAIEAPGGVDLAEDGTPVFYVATVQQMSLRRPDGTVVSPIDSFTETTSLEVHDRLATGDFTFDAGVLLSQDVLYGQGLRVAPGTVSGFALAPGEKYRMYTIDWRDMIQPRLGVAWSYRAEGMVFANYARYHPEATSLARAASWDRNTRASLRVLFDEGGRIISHEPYPGSSGKVFQDGMKPRRIDEWTLGATRTLSRGLALSLHLRRREGGHFWEDTWNGSRGYDSAPTHLAARGLYVPGLDAVRAEIGGSSYVIAELDDAYTEYSEAAVELVWRGERGYLNASYVRSRYTGNFDQDNTSWNNDANLFIGSSNLADGYGRQVWDNKDGTLRGDRPHLAKVFGRLDLPWRASVGAFVFFQSGQPWEAWDSVAYGLPSYFSSTNRYAEQAGSRRSPGHWQLDLGYTQRFLLPPDLGLRLRVDLFNLFDRQTGYNMNPFRRDAAFGEPRDRFDPRRVQISLSVEF from the coding sequence ATGACTGACTGGCGGCTTCCGCGGATTGGTGCCACGTCCCTGGCTCTGGCGCTGCTGCTCTGCTCCGATGCCGCGACAGCCCAGCAGACCGGGCGCATCGAGGGGACGGTGACGCTGCGCGGCGCCGCTTCGCCCGACGGCATCGGCATTCTGGCCGAGACCGACGCTGTGCCCCGGTCAAGGTCGACTTTCGCGGACGCGTCCGGCCACTACGCGCTTCCGCGGCTCTACCCGGGCCTCTATCGGGTCACGTTCACGACCCCGGCGGGAGCGAGCCGCACGGTCGAGGCCCAGGTGCTGCTCGGCCAGACGACGACCCTGGACCTGGAACTCGAAGCGGCGGCCGCCGCTGTCAGCGAGGAACTGGTCGTGATCGGAGAGCGGGTCGCCGTTCGCGGCCGTGCCGCCGTAGCCAGCGCCATCGACGGCGAGGCGGTGCGCGACATGCCGCTCGGTCCCGACTATCGCAGCCTCGTTCGGCTCGCTCCGGGCATCCAGGTGACCCAGGACGGCGTGCGGGGACCGGCCAGCGGCGGCAGCGGCCAGGACAACGTGTACCGTTTCGACGGCGTCGACGTGTCGCTGCCGATGTTCGGCACGCTGTCGGCCGAGCTCTCGAGCCACGACGTCGACCAGTTGACCTTCGAGCGCGCCGGCGCCACGGCGGTGGGCTTCAACCGCAGCGGCGGATTCACGATGGACTCGACGGCGAGGTCGGGTACGAACGCCTTCGCGGGCAGCGTCGAGTACACGGTGGAGCCGCCAGATCTCCTGGCGGAACCCGAGACGGTCCTGGAATCCGTGGCTGGACACGACACGGACCGCCAGCGGGCCGTCGCCACCCTCGGCGGCCCGATCGTTCCCTCGCGACTCTTCTTCTTCGCTTCCGCTTTCCGGCCCACGGAAGAGCGGACAAACGCGGCCACGGCGTACGGACCGGTCAAGGACTACGCGAACACGCGGCGCGAGCTGTACGGCAGGCTGACGCACATGCCGTCGGACCAGGTGCTGCTCAACGCCGGTTACCGTACCTCGCGGCGTGAGGAGAACGGCGTCTCGGTCGGGCCTTACGAAGCCGACTCGGTATCGCTCGGCGGCAGGGCGGATCAGCGCGTGGCGAACGTCGACGGCGTCTGGCAGACACGCTTGGGCGCCCTCTCGTTCCGGTTCAGCGACTACGAACTCGATGGCTCTTCCCGCCCCGACGTGGTGCTGGCCGTTCAGCCGGCGCTCGACGGCGCCCTGGACGTGGAGAATCTGGACCTGATGGGTTACTTCAGCGTCCCGGAGTACGTGGACGGTGCCGATGCCTACAACGCCGCGGTCAGGCCACTGGTGGAACGCTACGGCTACGAGGACGAGCACGGCGCGGGCCGGGGAGGCGGTGCCGTCGGCGCGCATCCGTTGATCAACGACCAGGCGTTCTACCGGCGGAGCTTTGAACTGGCGTTCGATCACGAGTTCGACTGGGGCGCCACAGGCCACGACGTCCACGTCGGGTTGCGGGCCGCCGAGGCGCGCGAGACGCTGAGCCGTGAATCGAACGGTTGGGGCGCCATCGAGGCGCCGGGCGGCGTCGACCTGGCCGAGGACGGAACGCCGGTCTTCTACGTCGCTACGGTACAGCAGATGAGCCTCCGGCGCCCGGACGGCACGGTGGTCTCGCCCATTGACTCCTTCACGGAGACGACGTCCCTGGAGGTCCACGATCGCTTGGCGACTGGCGACTTCACCTTCGACGCCGGCGTGCTGCTGAGTCAGGACGTCCTGTACGGGCAGGGTCTGCGAGTGGCGCCGGGGACGGTGTCCGGCTTCGCCCTGGCGCCTGGCGAGAAGTACCGGATGTACACGATCGACTGGCGGGACATGATTCAGCCGCGGCTCGGCGTCGCCTGGTCCTACCGGGCGGAGGGCATGGTCTTCGCGAACTACGCGCGCTACCACCCGGAGGCGACCTCGCTGGCGCGCGCGGCCTCCTGGGACCGGAACACCCGCGCCAGCCTCCGCGTGCTGTTCGACGAGGGCGGCCGGATCATCTCCCACGAGCCGTACCCGGGATCTTCCGGCAAGGTGTTCCAGGACGGCATGAAGCCCCGTCGCATTGACGAGTGGACGCTCGGCGCGACCCGGACGTTGTCGCGGGGTCTGGCCCTCAGCCTTCACCTGCGCCGCCGGGAGGGCGGGCACTTCTGGGAGGACACCTGGAACGGATCCAGGGGTTACGACAGTGCCCCCACCCACCTCGCCGCCCGCGGTCTCTACGTGCCGGGTCTCGACGCCGTTCGAGCGGAGATCGGCGGTTCGAGCTACGTGATCGCCGAGCTCGACGACGCGTACACGGAGTACTCGGAGGCCGCGGTCGAACTGGTGTGGCGGGGCGAGCGCGGCTACCTGAACGCTTCGTACGTGCGGAGCCGCTACACCGGCAACTTCGATCAGGACAACACGAGCTGGAACAACGACGCCAATCTGTTCATCGGTTCGTCCAACCTCGCCGACGGCTATGGCCGGCAGGTGTGGGACAACAAGGACGGGACGCTGCGTGGGGACCGGCCGCATCTCGCCAAGGTCTTCGGCCGTCTTGATCTGCCGTGGCGGGCGAGCGTCGGCGCCTTCGTCTTCTTCCAGTCCGGGCAACCTTGGGAGGCGTGGGACTCCGTCGCGTACGGACTGCCTTCCTACTTCTCGTCGACCAACCGTTACGCCGAGCAGGCCGGCAGCCGGCGCAGTCCGGGCCACTGGCAACTGGACCTGGGCTATACGCAGCGCTTCCTCCTGCCGCCGGACCTGGGGCTTCGGCTGCGTGTCGATCTCTTCAACCTCTTCGACCGCCAGACCGGCTACAACATGAACCCGTTCCGGCGCGACGCCGCCTTCGGAGAACCCCGTGACCGCTTCGACCCGCGCCGGGTGCAGATCTCCCTGAGCGTCGAGTTCTGA